A part of Vicia villosa cultivar HV-30 ecotype Madison, WI unplaced genomic scaffold, Vvil1.0 ctg.001125F_1_1, whole genome shotgun sequence genomic DNA contains:
- the LOC131633434 gene encoding syntaxin-22-like, translating into MSFQDIESGRPFRRGPINGKQDPTQAVAAGIFQINTAVSTFQRLVNTVGTPKDTPDLREKLHKTRQHIGQLVKDTSAKLKQASDIDHHAEVNASKKIADAKLAKDFQAVLKEFQKAQRLSAEKETAYTPFVPQAMLPSSYTASEMDIGSDKTPEQRALLVESRRQEVLFLDNEIAFNEAIIEEREQGIQEIQQQIGEVNEIFKDLAVLVHEQGTMIDDIGSNIENSHAATAQAKTQLAKASKTQRSNSSLACLLLVIFGIVLLIVIIVLAA; encoded by the exons ATGAGCTTCCAGGACATCGAATCTGGCCGCCCGTTCAGACGTGGACCGATCAACGGAAAGCAAGACCCGACGCAGGCCGTGGCTGCCGGTATTTTTCAGATCAATACTGCCGTTTCCACTTTTCAGAGACTCGTTAATACCGTTGGAACACCCAAAGATACCCCTGACCTCCGTGAAAAGCT TCACAAGACCAGACAACATATTGGGCAGTTGGTGAAGGATACTTCAGCTAAGCTTAAACAGGCTAGTGACATTGATCACCATGCTGAAGTTAAT GCAAGCAAGAAAATAGCAGATGCTAAACTCGCGAAAGATTTTCAAGCAGTCTTGAAAGAGTTTCAGAAGGCACAACGGCTTTCAGCGGAGAAGGAAACAGCTTACACTCCTTTTGTTCCACAAGCAATGCTTCCTTCTAG CTATACTGCCAGTGAAATGGATATTGGCTCTGATAAGACACCAGAACAGCGTGCCCTTCTTGTCGAATCCAGGAG GCAGGAGGTTTTATTCCTAGATAATGAGATTGCCTTCAATGAGGCAATCATTGAGGAAAGAGAGCAAGGCATTCAAGAAATACAGCAGCAAATTGGTGAAGTTAATGAAATTTTCAAAGATCTCGCTGTGCTTGTCCATGAACAAGGAACCATGATTG atgatATTGGTTCCAACATTGAGAATTCGCATGCTGCAACCGCACAAGCAAAAACTCAACTTGCAAAAGCTTCAAAAACACAAAGATCAAACTCATCTCTG gCATGCTTGCTTTTGGTGATATTTGGGATTGTGCTTCTCATAGTGATCATAGTTCTTGCTGCTTAA